DNA from Quadrisphaera setariae:
CGCGGCCGGTCGCCGCCGTCGCCGAAGGAATCCGAGCCCACTTGGAAGGCACTGGCGCGCCCGCGCTGGTCGCCGCGGCAGAGCCGCTGCAGGAGGCGCTGCCGTCCGTGGCCGACGCACCCCGTTCCTGAGGGCGTCGACCGCGTCCGACGGTCCCGCTGCGACTCAGGCGGGACCTCCCAAGACCTGCTCCGCGGTCTCGAGCAGCGGCAGGCCCGACTCGGGCGCGCCGAGGCTGGTGGCGTACAGGCCGGTCGCGACCCGCTCGAGCAGGGCCCAGTCCCAGACCGCGTCGACGGGCCGGTCGGCTGCTCCGGCCAGCGCCGTGCACCAGCTGCGCATCGTGGCCGCCGGGTCCGCACTGGCGCGCAGCGGCGCCACCCAGTCCCGCACCGCGACCCCGAGGTCGTAGGCGGGGTCGCCGACGAACGGCTGGGGGTCGCACAGCACGTACCCGTCGGGCGCGCCCTCGCGCGGCGCCAGCACGCGCAGCACGTTCGCGGCGGCGGGATCGCCGTGCAGCGCGCGACACGCACCGGGGTCGAAGGCGGCCGACCGGCGGGCCGCGCAGGCGAGCGCGGCGTCGACGACCCGCGTCGACGCGGTGCCGGGCAGCGCCCCGTCCAGGGAGGCGACGAAGGCCCCCAGGGACGCCGCCTTGTCGACCGGCGACCCGAGCGACGCCGGCGGCGGCACCCGCCACAGCCGCGCCAGCAGACGGGCGACCACCGGCAGGGTCCGCAGCGGGTCGCGTCCCTCTGCTGCGAGGTCTGCGCCGAGCGCTTCGAGGAGCAGCGCCTGGTGCCGCTCGTCCACCGCGAGGAGCCGCACGGCGCCGTCGCCAGCGGCGAGGCGCAACAGGTCAGCGCGTGCGCTGAAGTCGTCGCCGGGCACGCAGACCTTCAGGACGACGACGCGCCCCTGCGACGTCCGTGCGCGCACGACGTACGACTCGCTCGCCCCGGGCAGCGCCTCGTCGAGCGTCAGCGACCACCGGTCGCACAGCTCGCCCAGGACCCCGGGCAGTGCCGCGGCCCAGGCGCTGCCGCCGTCGCCGTCCAGGTCGGCCTTCTGCCGGACGATCTCGGGCAGGTGGATCTCGTCGTCGGCGACCACCGGCGCAGTCTCGCCCCGGGCCCTGCCGGTGGCGAAGGCTCCTCCGCCCCCGCCTCACCGCGCTGGTGCGGCCTCGTCCTGCGGGTGCCGCACCCGCGCGAGGCAGGGCGCAGGGCCCAGGGGCCTGCGCGGCTCCCGGTCCCCCGCAGGGTCGCCGCCCGCGCCCGGCGGTGGCGAGGGCGGCGGGGTGAACCCCCCGTGGTGCCACATCCACACGTGGGCGCACATGTCGACCAGCGGGACCCGGCGCCACACCTCGACCCACCACGGCAGGTTCGCCCCGCTCACACCCAGCCCGCCCGGCGGCAGCCAGTCCCACCCCGGTCTCACCCCCGGAGGCGCGGTGATACCTCCGGGCGTGACGTGGAGGTCCCTGCCGCGGTCCTCCGCGGGTGGCCACGGCTTCCGACGGGAGCGCACGGCGCCATGGTGGCGCGAGCCGGTGGCGGTGGTCGACGTCCCCGACAGGTGGCTCGTCGTTCCGTAGCCTGCTCCGTGTGGATCTCCAGCGGGACGAGGAGACGCCGAGGGCGCAGCGCCGGTACCGGTCACGTTGGGCCGCGCTCGCCGTCGTCGTCCTGGTCGTGGCGATCGGGGTGGTGGCGTTCGTCGCAGTGCCGCACCACCGGCCGTCCCTGCGCGCTGGGGAGGTGCACGGCGTGGACGTGAGCAACCACCAGGGCGCGATCGACTGGCCCGCGGTGGCGGCTGACGGCATCGACTTCGCCTACGTCAAGGCCAGCGAGGGCGGCGACTTCACCGACGACCGGTTCTCCGAGAACTGGCGAGGGGCGCAGCAGGCCGGGCTGGAGCGTGGCGCCTACCACTTCTTCACCCTGTGCCGACCCGGCGCTGACCAGGCGGAGCACTTCCTGCGGACCGTCGCGCCGGAGGCGTCGGCGCTGCCGCCCGCGGTGGACCTGGAGCTGGCCGGCAACTGCGCCGCGCGGCCAGCGCGCGAGGCGGTCTACGCCGAACTCGACACCTTCCTGGCGGCCGTGGAGGCGGAGTGGGGACGCCCCGCGGTGCTGTACGTCGGCGAGGACTGGGGGGGCCAGTACCCGGTGCTCGACCGCTCCGAGCGGCCCCGGTGGCTGGTGAGCTTCATCGGGCGGCCCGACCAGCGCTGGACGGTCTGGCAGTACGCCTGGTGGGGCCGGGTCGACGGCATGGACGGGCGGGTGGACCTCGACGTCGCCCGGCTCGCCGAGCTCACCGCCCCCGCAGGGATCCCTGCCGGATGAGGGGCGCGTGCATCCACCGATGACTCCGGGCGCCGCGCGTGGTCTGCTCTGACATGGCCCGGCTCCGCTACTGGATCAACACCTCGCTCGACGGCTTCATCGCCGACGCCGAGGGCCGCTTCGACTGGACCGAGCCCGACGCCGACCTCCACGCGTTCTTCAACGACCAGGAGCGCCAGCTCGGAACGCACCTCTACGGCCGCCGGTTGTTCGAGATGATGCGGTACTGGGAGACAGCGCTGGACATTCCCGACCGCCCCGAGGTCGAGGCCGAGTACGCGCACATCTGGCAGGCCGCCGACAAGGTCGTCTACTCCCGCACCCTCACCGAGGTGGACACCGCACGCACCGAGCTGGCCGGCGGGTTCGACGTCGACGACGTGCGACGGCGCAAGGAGGAGGCGGAGCGCGACCTCAGCATCGGCGGTGCCGACCTCGCCGCCCAGGCGCTGCGGGCCGGGGTGGTCGACGAGGTCGGGCTGGTGGTGCACCCCGTGGTGGTGGGCGGCGGCACCCCCGCCCTGCCGGCGGGGCTGCGCCTGGACCTGGCGCTCCTGGAAGAGCGGCGACTGTCCGCGGGGGTCGTGCACCTGCGCTACCGGGTGCGCCGGTAGCGCGCCCTGCTCCCCCAGTGGCGTCCTGCGAGCAGCGCCGCCAGCAGGAGGGCGAGCACCACCGCTGCGGCGCCGGTCGTCTGCTGCGCCGACAGGACCAGCGCGAACGGCGACGCGACCGGCGCCCCGACGGGCACGGGGTCGTAGGAGCCGGAGTAGACCACCACCGTCTGCACCGGAGCGCCGGTGAGCAGCAGGAGGGCTCCTGCCAGGACGAGACCCAGGGCGGCCCAGCCGACGATCCTCTGCACCCGCAGAGCATGCCGGAGGCGTCGGCGCGCACTGCTCCGATCGGGTGAACTTCGAGATGCGATGAACCGGGTCTTGTGCTGGTGCTCTGCACGCCCGTTCGACTGTCAGTGGTCGCGCCTAGCGTGATCACCATGACCTGGACGGCCACCGAGACGCCCCACGAGGGCGACCTCGACGCCGCGGGTCTGGGCGGTGGCCCCGGGCCGGGCCGCGAGTGGGTGGCTGAGCCGCTGGCCCCCGGCGCGCTCGGCGCCACCCCCGCTTCCCGCAGCGGTGGGGGCGACGACGACGAACTGCGCGCGGACCTGCCACCGCTGCCGCTCACGGGCCCGCTCGCCGAGGCATTGACCGCCGCGCGGGCCGCCGCGGACGCCGCTGCTGCAGCCGCCTGCTACCTC
Protein-coding regions in this window:
- a CDS encoding GH25 family lysozyme; the encoded protein is MDLQRDEETPRAQRRYRSRWAALAVVVLVVAIGVVAFVAVPHHRPSLRAGEVHGVDVSNHQGAIDWPAVAADGIDFAYVKASEGGDFTDDRFSENWRGAQQAGLERGAYHFFTLCRPGADQAEHFLRTVAPEASALPPAVDLELAGNCAARPAREAVYAELDTFLAAVEAEWGRPAVLYVGEDWGGQYPVLDRSERPRWLVSFIGRPDQRWTVWQYAWWGRVDGMDGRVDLDVARLAELTAPAGIPAG
- a CDS encoding dihydrofolate reductase family protein, with product MARLRYWINTSLDGFIADAEGRFDWTEPDADLHAFFNDQERQLGTHLYGRRLFEMMRYWETALDIPDRPEVEAEYAHIWQAADKVVYSRTLTEVDTARTELAGGFDVDDVRRRKEEAERDLSIGGADLAAQALRAGVVDEVGLVVHPVVVGGGTPALPAGLRLDLALLEERRLSAGVVHLRYRVRR
- a CDS encoding aminoglycoside phosphotransferase family protein, producing MVADDEIHLPEIVRQKADLDGDGGSAWAAALPGVLGELCDRWSLTLDEALPGASESYVVRARTSQGRVVVLKVCVPGDDFSARADLLRLAAGDGAVRLLAVDERHQALLLEALGADLAAEGRDPLRTLPVVARLLARLWRVPPPASLGSPVDKAASLGAFVASLDGALPGTASTRVVDAALACAARRSAAFDPGACRALHGDPAAANVLRVLAPREGAPDGYVLCDPQPFVGDPAYDLGVAVRDWVAPLRASADPAATMRSWCTALAGAADRPVDAVWDWALLERVATGLYATSLGAPESGLPLLETAEQVLGGPA